In one window of Flavobacterium ginsengisoli DNA:
- a CDS encoding right-handed parallel beta-helix repeat-containing protein has protein sequence MKKILLLFLLLPFLTFAQLNRNYIISSTRTDADFKNLVEAIEKLKNEGIDKDVQFLLDDNQNLSSQLTIPSFKNKNKNTVTIRPNDGKEIIISGKVGSGALIAFNNADYITIDGNNTLDDNKLKIYNNFDGNSYSSRVAIWLYKKSENNIIKNLTIELNTLGDAIGTTSTGILASGDSFDSNANNSNNTIQNVTFVNVKQGIVVKGQNKNNEGWKILDNKIGSKAFLGISLLNVSNYTVTGNILNEIKIPSNFDGTLNFSGIYLEEASDGTVSNNTISNIENRRGYGIGYPVYIKGDNVIISKNIISNYFSNSSSVGAIAIKLEGNNASIFNNKISSIISDQAVTASGIYATGNNQLLYNNFVLDASSAGGGGVSSQNAFGIYIDSGSSIKLYHNSVKLITNQPSGCSSALYVRDCSGLDIRNNIFVNAQTSGSERFAIYLESADGSKFPTLDYNNYYSSQYVGTFGSYYTSANKKTTLDDWKQTTNKDTNSKNANPLFLNNNLYLDANSAINKTLIGTLIATVTTDIDNNTRIKPYIGAHELATCAPTGDQTAFGSNIWNGYVYKLTTNTMPPNISYPALPSTSIATYIGTVTENKNFDRNIGSGAVTGQTSNFACDACSFRSIFCTI, from the coding sequence ATGAAAAAAATTTTACTTTTATTCTTATTATTACCTTTTTTAACGTTTGCTCAATTGAATCGTAATTACATCATTAGTTCAACCAGAACTGATGCAGATTTCAAAAATCTTGTTGAAGCAATTGAGAAACTGAAAAATGAGGGAATAGATAAAGATGTCCAATTTCTATTAGATGATAATCAAAATTTATCTTCTCAATTAACAATTCCAAGCTTTAAGAACAAAAATAAAAACACGGTAACCATAAGACCCAATGATGGAAAAGAAATTATCATCTCTGGAAAAGTTGGTAGTGGAGCATTGATTGCATTTAATAATGCCGATTATATTACCATTGATGGAAATAATACTCTTGACGACAACAAATTAAAAATTTACAATAACTTTGACGGCAATAGCTATTCTAGTCGAGTTGCAATTTGGCTGTATAAAAAGTCTGAGAACAATATCATTAAGAATTTAACCATCGAATTAAACACTTTGGGCGACGCAATAGGAACAACATCTACTGGTATTTTGGCCTCTGGAGACAGCTTCGACAGCAATGCAAATAATAGCAATAATACCATTCAAAATGTAACTTTTGTCAATGTTAAACAGGGTATAGTTGTAAAAGGTCAAAACAAAAATAATGAGGGATGGAAAATTTTAGACAATAAGATCGGCTCAAAAGCATTTTTAGGTATTTCTCTTTTAAATGTGAGCAATTATACTGTAACAGGAAATATCTTAAACGAAATAAAAATCCCTTCTAATTTTGATGGCACACTTAATTTTTCTGGTATATATCTAGAAGAGGCAAGTGATGGAACTGTTTCAAATAATACTATTTCAAATATAGAAAACCGTAGAGGTTACGGCATAGGTTATCCTGTGTATATTAAAGGAGATAACGTAATTATTTCTAAAAACATCATCTCTAATTACTTTTCAAATTCATCTAGTGTTGGAGCAATAGCAATTAAACTAGAAGGAAATAATGCTTCAATATTTAACAATAAAATTAGTTCTATAATTTCTGACCAAGCAGTAACTGCAAGCGGAATCTACGCAACAGGAAACAATCAATTACTATACAACAACTTTGTACTTGATGCAAGTTCGGCTGGAGGTGGCGGTGTAAGTAGTCAAAATGCCTTTGGTATTTATATTGATTCTGGTTCTAGTATTAAATTATATCACAATAGCGTAAAACTTATTACAAACCAACCTTCTGGATGCTCTTCTGCTTTATACGTAAGAGATTGTTCTGGATTAGATATTAGAAATAACATATTTGTAAATGCTCAAACATCAGGAAGCGAACGTTTTGCGATATATTTAGAATCTGCAGACGGTTCAAAATTCCCAACATTAGATTACAACAACTACTATAGTTCACAGTACGTAGGTACTTTTGGAAGCTATTACACTTCAGCAAACAAAAAAACTACTCTTGACGATTGGAAACAAACAACAAATAAAGATACTAACTCTAAAAATGCAAATCCACTATTTCTAAACAACAATTTATATTTAGACGCGAATAGTGCGATAAACAAAACTCTTATCGGAACTTTAATTGCAACTGTCACAACAGACATTGACAACAATACAAGAATAAAACCCTACATCGGAGCTCATGAGTTGGCGACTTGCGCACCAACAGGTGACCAAACTGCTTTTGGATCAAATATTTGGAATGGATATGTTTATAAATTAACAACCAATACCATGCCTCCAAATATTTCTTATCCTGCTTTGCCAAGCACTAGTATTGCAACTTATATAGGAACTGTAACTGAAAACAAAAACTTTGATAGAAATATTGGAAGCGGTGCTGTTACTGGTCAAACTTCGAATTTTGCTTGCGATGCTTGCTCCTTCAGATCGATTTTTTGTACGATATAA
- a CDS encoding aminotransferase class I/II-fold pyridoxal phosphate-dependent enzyme, whose translation METCIQNNLFRKWPVFNNLIDFSSNDYIGFSKSETIFKHTHAYLLENEIFQNGATGSRLISGNHSLYQIAESFIAEFHEAEAALIFNSGYNANLGFFSAVPQENDVVLCDELCHASIKDGIAMSRAKSHYYIHNDVEDLERLILNHSNATIYIVTETVFSMDGDSPNLEELVYLSEKYNCYLIVDEAHALGVFGDKGEGLTQYLQLHNKFFARIVTFGKGLGYQGAAILGSDSLKEYLINFARSFVYTTGLSPHAVATILIAYQQLEIEKETREKLRQNIVFFNQQKNLLGLKPMFVHSKSPIHSAIVPGNKNVKELSENLQDKGFDVQSIFSPIVPEGQERIRFCLHSYNSEEEINKVLELVRDFVF comes from the coding sequence TTGGAAACTTGTATACAGAACAATCTGTTTAGAAAATGGCCTGTATTTAATAATCTGATTGATTTTTCGTCTAATGACTACATCGGATTTTCGAAGTCAGAAACTATTTTCAAGCACACTCATGCTTATTTATTAGAAAATGAGATTTTCCAAAACGGAGCGACAGGTTCAAGATTAATCTCAGGAAATCATTCTCTTTATCAAATTGCAGAAAGTTTTATAGCGGAATTTCATGAGGCAGAAGCGGCTTTAATTTTCAATTCGGGATACAATGCCAATTTGGGATTTTTTAGCGCTGTACCGCAAGAAAATGATGTTGTTTTGTGCGATGAATTATGTCATGCCTCAATAAAAGATGGAATCGCAATGTCTCGAGCTAAATCTCATTATTATATTCACAATGATGTTGAAGATTTAGAGCGACTTATTCTTAACCATTCAAATGCTACAATTTATATTGTAACCGAAACTGTTTTTTCTATGGATGGCGATAGTCCGAATTTAGAAGAACTGGTGTATCTTTCAGAAAAATACAATTGCTATTTGATTGTTGACGAAGCTCACGCTTTAGGCGTTTTTGGAGATAAAGGAGAAGGTCTAACTCAATATTTGCAATTGCATAATAAATTTTTTGCTCGAATTGTAACTTTTGGAAAAGGTTTAGGATATCAAGGCGCCGCAATTTTAGGAAGCGATAGTCTTAAAGAATATTTAATCAATTTTGCGAGAAGCTTTGTTTATACAACTGGATTATCTCCTCATGCTGTAGCAACAATTCTTATAGCGTATCAACAGTTGGAAATCGAAAAAGAAACCCGTGAAAAGCTTCGTCAAAATATTGTGTTTTTTAATCAGCAGAAAAATTTATTAGGTTTAAAACCAATGTTTGTCCATAGTAAATCTCCAATACATTCTGCTATTGTTCCTGGTAATAAAAATGTAAAAGAATTGTCGGAGAATCTTCAAGATAAAGGATTCGATGTTCAATCTATTTTTTCTCCAATTGTTCCAGAAGGCCAAGAACGTATACGTTTTTGTCTTCATAGTTATAATTCCGAGGAAGAGATTAATAAAGTTTTAGAATTGGTTAGAGATTTTGTTTTTTAA
- a CDS encoding putative signal transducing protein, producing MKEDFKLVRSYQYSSEAQIFCGKLESEGIEVYLRDNHIVDSNPIWSNAVGGVKLFVREEDFKKASEILSTVSQYSLDEKNDLIQCPNCGAEKVEMITSLRDTKSLVAFIFSLLFVLMPFYSKYRYQCDCCKTEF from the coding sequence ATGAAAGAAGATTTTAAATTAGTTAGAAGTTATCAATATTCATCAGAAGCCCAAATATTCTGTGGCAAGCTAGAATCTGAAGGAATAGAAGTTTATTTAAGGGATAATCACATAGTAGATTCAAATCCGATTTGGAGTAATGCTGTTGGTGGGGTCAAGCTTTTTGTGAGAGAAGAAGATTTTAAAAAAGCAAGTGAAATTCTTTCGACAGTTAGTCAATATTCATTAGATGAAAAGAATGATTTAATTCAATGCCCAAATTGCGGTGCCGAAAAAGTCGAAATGATTACTTCACTAAGAGATACGAAATCATTAGTTGCATTTATTTTTTCACTGCTTTTTGTTCTGATGCCTTTTTATTCAAAATACCGTTATCAGTGCGATTGTTGTAAAACTGAATTTTAA
- a CDS encoding regulatory protein RecX has protein sequence MKKPTNSTFTIKEALQKLEHFCAYQERCHDEVVDKLYSLKMTRDEIDTIVVQLIEGNFLNETRFACSFARGKHRIKNWGKIRITNELKARNISSTNITLALKEISPEEYFETFENLAERSWNTISETNLLKKRKKFCDYMLRRGFESNLVYEKVKELEEN, from the coding sequence ATGAAAAAACCGACGAACAGCACTTTTACCATCAAAGAAGCTTTACAAAAATTAGAGCATTTTTGTGCTTATCAAGAGCGCTGTCACGATGAAGTTGTTGATAAATTATACAGCCTAAAAATGACTCGTGATGAGATCGATACTATTGTAGTTCAGCTTATTGAAGGCAATTTTTTAAACGAGACTCGTTTTGCTTGCAGTTTTGCTAGAGGTAAACACAGAATTAAAAATTGGGGAAAAATCAGAATTACAAACGAATTAAAAGCGAGAAACATTTCTTCAACAAATATTACATTGGCTTTAAAAGAAATTTCTCCCGAAGAATATTTTGAAACTTTCGAAAATCTTGCAGAAAGATCTTGGAATACTATTTCTGAAACTAATCTTCTTAAAAAGCGTAAAAAATTTTGTGACTATATGCTTCGAAGAGGTTTCGAAAGCAATTTAGTCTACGAAAAAGTAAAAGAATTAGAAGAAAACTAA
- a CDS encoding PA14 domain-containing protein gives MMRKLLYSFLFFISPKILSKKSSTSSLGLLCVGMFFVVSSNYGQCAYPSSASSVGSYSFCIGRSSTNPIVSANVSSGNYITLDVISGFVYNFSVPNAFTGNENLTLFNADTNTNFGSLGYSSGGSGTSFDWLSTISGRIKILLTNGNCATNASGSRAITITLKSVGNNFDDQSAYGTNNWIGHIYTAGGEMPTTFTANKYLGYYRINSESINENFGGSTNCFSFMSNSVNRAQVYTEGFAVRYRMKTTKSGCYVITVSADDGIRLYLNGTNILDRWVEQSSTTYSNVVVNLDGDDDLVFDYYENGDANTVTFSIAPFDAGTNTITAPGTVDFCGNGTPGQITGSLQYSSGDSNLQNPQLSFQWQSSTDGVTFNNINGATLRNYTPPTITAPNIFYYRRLVSINGISSGCSYSPSNIVRITASSNSAPTFTGNTMTGATNQCALATGQVYSVVATNATSYIWSVPSGWTITSGQGTNSITVTIGTAGGSVSVTAANGCNKNASISKTITVNQNPTANAGTAVAAICQGATSAAMGGSVGGGATGGTWTTSGSGTWTNATSPSGATYTAGASESGNITLTLTTTGGSCGNATITKTITVNPKPIANAGTTLADNLSGSYISSYGWINWWRSYSRKMVWRCRNLVK, from the coding sequence ATGATGAGAAAATTACTTTACTCGTTTTTATTCTTCATTTCCCCTAAGATTTTATCCAAAAAATCAAGCACATCAAGTTTAGGATTGCTTTGTGTTGGGATGTTTTTTGTGGTTTCTAGTAATTACGGGCAGTGTGCCTATCCCTCTAGTGCTAGTTCTGTTGGAAGTTATAGCTTTTGTATCGGTAGAAGTTCTACCAATCCAATAGTTTCAGCAAATGTTTCATCAGGAAATTATATTACACTAGATGTTATAAGTGGTTTTGTCTATAATTTTTCTGTACCTAATGCGTTTACAGGAAATGAAAATTTGACATTATTTAATGCAGATACAAATACCAATTTCGGATCATTGGGATATAGTAGTGGAGGGAGTGGTACTAGTTTTGATTGGTTATCTACAATAAGTGGACGAATAAAAATTTTATTGACAAATGGTAATTGTGCTACTAATGCAAGTGGAAGTAGAGCGATAACGATTACATTAAAATCAGTTGGAAATAATTTTGATGATCAAAGTGCTTATGGAACTAACAATTGGATTGGACATATCTATACAGCAGGCGGTGAGATGCCTACAACTTTTACAGCCAACAAATACTTAGGGTATTATAGAATTAATTCAGAATCTATAAATGAAAATTTTGGTGGAAGTACAAATTGTTTTTCGTTTATGTCTAATTCGGTAAATAGGGCTCAGGTGTACACTGAGGGCTTTGCAGTACGATATAGAATGAAAACCACTAAAAGTGGTTGTTATGTGATTACTGTGAGTGCAGATGATGGAATTAGATTGTACTTAAACGGAACAAATATTTTAGACAGATGGGTAGAGCAATCCTCAACAACATATAGTAATGTCGTTGTAAATTTAGATGGAGATGATGATTTAGTCTTTGATTATTATGAAAATGGCGATGCAAATACAGTAACATTTTCGATAGCTCCATTTGACGCAGGAACCAATACTATAACAGCTCCGGGAACAGTTGATTTTTGTGGAAATGGAACACCTGGACAAATTACAGGATCTCTTCAATACAGTTCTGGAGATTCTAATTTACAAAATCCTCAATTAAGTTTTCAATGGCAGTCATCAACAGATGGGGTTACTTTTAATAACATCAACGGTGCAACTTTAAGAAATTATACACCACCAACAATAACTGCTCCTAATATATTTTATTATAGACGATTGGTAAGTATAAACGGAATTAGTTCAGGCTGTTCTTACTCACCAAGTAATATTGTTAGAATAACTGCGAGTAGTAATAGCGCTCCTACATTTACAGGAAACACTATGACAGGAGCAACAAATCAATGTGCTTTGGCTACAGGACAGGTTTATTCTGTTGTTGCTACAAATGCTACATCTTACATTTGGTCTGTACCATCTGGATGGACAATAACATCAGGACAAGGTACAAATAGTATTACGGTAACAATAGGAACGGCTGGAGGATCGGTTAGTGTTACTGCCGCAAATGGCTGTAATAAAAATGCATCAATTTCCAAAACAATAACAGTAAACCAAAATCCTACAGCAAACGCGGGAACAGCTGTCGCGGCAATATGCCAGGGAGCCACGTCAGCAGCTATGGGGGGATCTGTTGGCGGTGGAGCCACAGGAGGAACATGGACTACATCAGGATCAGGAACTTGGACTAATGCTACGAGTCCTTCAGGGGCAACATATACTGCTGGCGCATCTGAATCAGGAAATATTACATTAACGCTGACAACTACTGGAGGTTCATGCGGCAATGCTACAATAACCAAAACAATTACCGTGAACCCAAAACCAATTGCTAATGCAGGAACAACTTTAGCAGACAATCTGTCAGGGAGCTACATCAGCAGCTATGGGTGGATCAATTGGTGGCGGAGCTACAGCAGGAAAATGGTCTGGCGGTGCAGGAACTTGGTCAAATGA
- a CDS encoding T9SS sorting signal type C domain-containing protein: MLAPSDRFFVRYKMLADITEAGVYSFDIGSDDGVRLYIDDVATPLISRWNGHGYTMDYATQDLAIGQHKFVLEYYEDGGDSRVSFFFGIPKGNPSEYGDKVWNVYGYVNNDITLANVRYAGYYVDPNLNPDSTNYWPKDKSPSAATIWQGSQIPDNNFTVVYKRKGFDCGLYQLKHMNHDDAIELYIDDKLIFSNYGWDNATYLINSGDLYPLNSESRVEIRLREDGGDANLGINFTKTDIIYNGTGTIPDGSSLVINKDTALESDLKVCSCTINPDITLTVKKDVTLTVDENIKVETGGKLLILDGGSLLQTSTSKDMFSGSMQAFEVQRITKIRRFDLTYWSPPVNNPDFKMNTLSPETYFDKYLYWSSDFKWATNLYGTLPMEVGKGYSIRGPQSFNNESASDFTGKFYGIPNNGDIVIQTAADKYYFTGNPYPSAIDARKFIKANGDVGPLYFWTHASLPKKENGSNTATYSSPDYAIFTSLGGTRATTGGEMPSGYIGVGQGFFVKPKVTSIIFNNDLRVKAQNTQFFKTTAKETETEVNRLWLNLSNNEDAFKQLLIGYAEGATNTFDYNYDAVTLATNSYVDFYTINEAKKLAIQARALPFDNTEIIPLGYKATVETSLTISIDHADGFFDQQAVYLEDKTTGIITDLRASNYTFTTLVGTFPDRFVLRYTNKTLGTDDFENVADGVLVAVKSKVVNVTSGTENIKEVQIYTIGGQMLYNKNKIEAKELQIPNLHSSNQVLLVKVILENGNETKKKIIFN; the protein is encoded by the coding sequence ATGCTTGCTCCTTCAGATCGATTTTTTGTACGATATAAAATGCTTGCTGATATTACTGAAGCTGGTGTATACAGTTTTGACATTGGAAGCGATGACGGGGTAAGACTATATATCGATGATGTAGCTACACCTCTTATATCAAGATGGAATGGTCATGGCTACACTATGGATTATGCTACACAAGATTTAGCTATAGGCCAACATAAATTTGTTCTTGAGTATTATGAAGACGGAGGTGATTCAAGAGTTTCTTTTTTCTTTGGCATTCCAAAAGGAAATCCTTCTGAATATGGAGACAAAGTTTGGAACGTTTATGGTTATGTGAACAACGATATAACGTTAGCCAATGTAAGATATGCTGGTTATTATGTTGATCCAAATTTAAATCCCGATTCAACAAATTATTGGCCAAAAGATAAATCTCCTTCAGCTGCGACCATCTGGCAAGGTTCTCAAATACCAGACAACAATTTTACAGTGGTTTACAAACGTAAAGGTTTTGATTGTGGATTATACCAATTAAAGCACATGAATCATGATGATGCTATTGAGCTTTACATCGATGATAAATTAATATTTTCTAACTATGGTTGGGATAATGCTACATATTTAATTAACAGTGGAGATCTTTACCCTTTAAACAGCGAGTCTAGAGTAGAGATACGCTTAAGAGAAGATGGGGGCGATGCTAACCTTGGAATTAATTTTACAAAAACAGATATTATTTACAATGGGACTGGAACTATTCCTGATGGAAGTAGCTTAGTAATCAATAAAGACACTGCTTTAGAATCTGATCTTAAAGTTTGCTCCTGCACGATTAATCCAGATATTACTCTAACCGTTAAAAAAGATGTTACCCTAACTGTTGATGAAAATATAAAAGTTGAAACAGGAGGTAAATTACTAATTCTAGACGGCGGATCATTACTTCAAACTTCAACAAGTAAAGACATGTTTTCAGGTAGCATGCAGGCTTTTGAAGTACAAAGGATTACTAAAATACGTCGTTTTGATCTAACTTATTGGTCGCCACCAGTAAATAACCCAGATTTTAAAATGAATACTTTGTCTCCTGAAACCTATTTTGATAAATATCTTTACTGGTCTTCTGATTTCAAATGGGCAACCAATCTGTATGGAACATTGCCAATGGAAGTTGGAAAAGGATACAGTATTCGAGGCCCACAGTCTTTTAATAATGAATCGGCCTCTGATTTTACAGGAAAATTCTATGGAATACCAAATAATGGAGATATTGTAATTCAAACCGCCGCAGATAAATATTATTTTACTGGAAATCCTTATCCATCTGCTATTGATGCTCGAAAATTTATTAAAGCAAATGGAGATGTTGGACCTTTATACTTTTGGACACATGCATCGTTGCCAAAAAAAGAAAATGGTAGCAACACTGCTACATACAGCAGTCCAGATTATGCAATATTTACATCATTAGGAGGGACAAGAGCGACAACTGGAGGAGAAATGCCTTCTGGATATATTGGAGTAGGACAAGGCTTCTTTGTAAAACCAAAAGTAACTTCAATTATTTTCAACAATGATCTACGTGTAAAAGCACAAAATACGCAGTTTTTCAAAACTACTGCGAAAGAAACCGAAACTGAAGTAAATCGCTTATGGTTAAATCTGAGTAATAATGAAGATGCTTTTAAACAGCTATTAATAGGATATGCAGAAGGCGCAACAAATACTTTCGATTATAATTATGATGCCGTTACACTAGCGACTAATTCGTATGTAGATTTTTATACGATTAACGAAGCAAAAAAATTGGCTATTCAGGCAAGAGCTTTACCTTTTGACAACACAGAAATAATTCCTCTTGGCTATAAAGCAACTGTAGAAACTTCGCTTACAATCTCAATAGATCACGCAGACGGATTTTTCGACCAACAAGCAGTTTATCTTGAAGATAAAACAACAGGTATAATAACAGATTTACGTGCTTCAAATTACACTTTTACAACTCTTGTCGGAACTTTTCCAGATCGTTTTGTATTACGTTACACTAACAAAACACTTGGCACAGATGATTTTGAAAATGTAGCCGATGGAGTTTTAGTAGCTGTAAAATCAAAAGTTGTAAATGTAACCAGTGGAACTGAAAACATTAAAGAAGTTCAGATTTATACTATTGGCGGCCAAATGCTTTACAACAAAAACAAAATTGAAGCTAAAGAATTGCAGATTCCAAACTTACATTCAAGCAATCAAGTTTTATTGGTAAAAGTAATTCTTGAAAATGGCAATGAAACAAAAAAGAAAATCATATTTAATTAA
- a CDS encoding NAD(P)-dependent oxidoreductase, whose amino-acid sequence MKNISKVAVLGGGGRTGKYLVNQLLENGFSVKLLLRNPDTFTFQNSKIEIIKGDAINEESVKLLLRDCQAVISTIGQRPGEPMVASEATKNVLNAMNDYEIQRYILLAGLNIDTRFDKKSSKTIMATDWMKTNFPEIQKDRQLTYDLLTNSKVNWTQVRVPLIVFSDDSDKISVSLEDCLGDRITALDISKFLVKEMVESKYSHQSPFISVI is encoded by the coding sequence ATGAAAAATATATCAAAAGTTGCTGTTCTTGGCGGTGGCGGAAGAACAGGGAAATATCTTGTAAACCAATTATTAGAAAACGGTTTTAGTGTAAAACTTCTATTAAGAAATCCAGACACTTTTACCTTTCAAAATTCAAAAATTGAAATCATTAAAGGCGATGCTATTAATGAAGAATCTGTAAAATTATTGCTTAGAGATTGTCAGGCTGTAATTAGCACTATTGGTCAGAGACCGGGAGAACCGATGGTAGCGAGTGAGGCAACAAAGAATGTTCTAAATGCTATGAATGATTATGAAATTCAGAGATACATTCTTCTTGCAGGATTGAATATCGATACTCGATTTGATAAAAAAAGTTCAAAAACAATCATGGCAACCGACTGGATGAAAACTAATTTTCCTGAAATTCAGAAAGACCGTCAATTAACTTACGATCTTTTAACTAACAGTAAGGTTAATTGGACGCAGGTTCGTGTTCCGTTAATTGTTTTTTCTGATGATAGTGATAAAATCTCTGTAAGTCTTGAAGATTGTTTAGGAGATAGAATTACAGCATTGGATATTTCGAAATTTCTAGTAAAAGAAATGGTTGAATCTAAATATAGTCATCAATCGCCTTTTATTAGCGTAATTTAA